The following are from one region of the Bacteroidota bacterium genome:
- a CDS encoding molybdopterin molybdotransferase MoeA encodes MSTLITPSEALASTLAGVQPLGTEKMDLQNALGRVLAADVLAPIDHPIFDQTAVDGYAFRFADWEMGNPLLVSDHIRAGDAGERVLGPRECSRIFTGAPLPPGADTTVMQELTDREGNLLQIRDAGLRLGGNVRRAGEQIRADALALSQGQRLNAGGIGFLASLGIKYVEVFQRPRVHIIVTGDEFAKTEAEFQRGKIYESNGQMLKAALQSRGISAEFTLCKDDPAVMAEMVKLKSSECDLLILTGGVSVGDFDFSRGALEANAFEVIYHQVAQKPGKPLLYCARTQQRAFGLPGNPRAVLMCYHLYVWPLLDLLEGQKRTGLPSLELPLATPYRRKPDGKVHFVTGKLTTQGLQIEGGQQSHMLQSFAEANLIVELPAGPESFAAGDVVKCYWLPQV; translated from the coding sequence ATGAGCACATTGATCACGCCGTCGGAAGCCTTGGCATCGACCCTCGCCGGGGTGCAGCCGTTGGGTACCGAAAAAATGGACTTGCAAAATGCCTTGGGCCGTGTTTTAGCTGCCGATGTTTTGGCACCGATCGACCATCCGATTTTTGATCAGACTGCGGTGGATGGCTATGCTTTCCGATTCGCGGATTGGGAAATGGGCAATCCTTTGTTGGTTTCGGATCACATTCGTGCGGGAGATGCTGGCGAACGGGTTTTGGGGCCGCGTGAATGTAGCAGGATTTTTACTGGCGCCCCGCTGCCTCCGGGCGCGGATACCACTGTGATGCAGGAACTTACAGATCGCGAGGGGAATCTCCTGCAGATTCGTGACGCAGGCTTACGGTTGGGTGGGAATGTGCGTCGTGCGGGCGAGCAAATCCGTGCAGACGCGCTTGCACTTTCGCAGGGACAGCGCCTGAACGCAGGAGGAATCGGCTTTTTGGCATCGTTGGGAATAAAATATGTGGAGGTATTCCAGCGCCCGAGGGTCCACATCATAGTCACCGGCGACGAATTTGCCAAGACAGAAGCGGAGTTTCAGCGCGGCAAAATCTACGAATCGAATGGGCAGATGCTCAAGGCTGCTTTGCAAAGCCGGGGCATCTCCGCCGAATTCACTCTCTGCAAAGACGATCCAGCAGTTATGGCCGAAATGGTCAAGCTCAAGTCGTCGGAATGCGATCTGCTGATCCTCACCGGAGGCGTTTCTGTCGGGGATTTTGACTTCAGCCGCGGCGCTTTGGAGGCGAATGCATTCGAAGTCATTTACCATCAAGTCGCCCAAAAACCCGGCAAGCCCTTGCTTTACTGCGCTCGAACTCAACAGCGGGCATTTGGACTTCCGGGAAATCCAAGGGCTGTGCTGATGTGCTACCACCTCTATGTTTGGCCACTTTTGGACCTGTTGGAAGGGCAAAAGAGGACGGGATTGCCTTCGCTGGAATTGCCGTTGGCAACCCCCTACCGCCGCAAACCCGATGGCAAAGTTCATTTCGTCACGGGCAAACTCACGACGCAAGGACTCCAAATCGAAGGCGGGCAGCAATCGCATATGCTTCAGAGCTTCGCAGAAGCCAATTTGATCGTAGAACTGCCGGCCGGCCCCGAATCGTTTGCCGCAGGAGATGTCGTGAAATGCTATTGGCTTCCGCAGGTCTGA
- a CDS encoding phytoene/squalene synthase family protein: MNNKALFDSVSFSSSKLTTKAYSTSFALGIRFLGQRFRDPIYGVYGFVRFADEIVDTFHDFDKAKLLAKFRADTYEAIADGISLNPILNSFQAVVNRFKIPMHLIDTFLDSMEMDLTEHEYDQSNFEKYILGSAEVVGLMCLYVFVEGDRDRYNALEYYAKRLGSAFQKINFLRDLQADYQTLGRAYFPGLNVEQFDSTTKLEIEKDIEKDFQDGLVGIKMLPKDARFGVYMAYVYYQRLFRKIKSLPHHRVLQERVRIPNKKKYALFVGSYFRHQFNIL; this comes from the coding sequence ATGAACAACAAGGCACTGTTTGACAGCGTTTCCTTCAGTTCGAGCAAGCTCACCACCAAGGCTTATAGCACCTCCTTTGCCCTTGGAATTCGGTTTTTGGGTCAGCGTTTCCGCGATCCGATCTACGGCGTTTATGGCTTTGTGCGCTTTGCGGATGAGATCGTGGATACCTTCCATGATTTTGACAAGGCTAAGTTGCTGGCAAAATTTCGTGCGGACACGTACGAAGCAATTGCGGACGGTATCAGTCTGAATCCGATCCTCAATTCCTTTCAGGCTGTCGTGAATCGGTTCAAAATCCCGATGCATTTGATCGACACCTTTCTCGATAGCATGGAAATGGACCTCACTGAGCACGAATATGACCAATCCAACTTTGAAAAGTATATTTTGGGTTCGGCAGAAGTGGTCGGATTGATGTGCCTCTATGTCTTTGTCGAAGGGGATCGTGATCGCTACAACGCACTTGAGTACTACGCCAAGCGTCTCGGGAGTGCTTTTCAAAAGATCAACTTTTTGCGGGACCTCCAAGCGGATTATCAAACCTTGGGTCGCGCCTATTTTCCCGGATTGAATGTGGAGCAATTTGATTCCACAACCAAACTCGAAATAGAAAAGGACATCGAAAAAGACTTCCAAGACGGTCTCGTCGGCATCAAAATGTTGCCCAAGGATGCCCGATTTGGGGTTTATATGGCCTACGTCTACTATCAGCGCCTGTTTCGCAAGATTAAATCCTTGCCGCATCACCGCGTTTTGCAGGAGCGCGTGCGCATCCCCAACAAAAAGAAGTACGCCCTGTTTGTCGGGTCTTATTTCCGCCATCAATTCAATATTCTCTAA
- the crtI gene encoding phytoene desaturase, translating to MGKKVVVIGSGFAGLSAASNLAQKGYDVRILEKNEQAGGRARTFTQDGFVFDMGPSWYWMPDVFDKFFEQFGKSTSDYYELVRLDPSYRVWFGPDNKVDLPASMEGMYALFESIEKGSADKLKAFLVEAAYKYEVGIRDLVYRPGRSLWEFADWRVIKGAIRLQLFRSFSRHVRKYFRDERLISLLEFPVLFLGAKPSQTPALYSLMNYADISLGTWYPMGGMYKIVEGMVDVAKSLGVQIELNSEVKSIEVRNGMARRIQLEGRSLEADIVVGGADYHHIEHDLLAPEFQSYKKEYWDSRVMAPGCLLFYLGVDKRLTNLQHHNLFFDTDFEQHAKEIYDDPKWPTNPLFYVCAPSMTDPSVAPEGKENLFVLIPLAPGMSDDNDEIRERYYNLVMERLEKLTGQAIRPHVIYKRSYAHRDFEQDYHAFRGNAYGLANTLRQTAILKPSIKSKKVGNLFYTGQLTVPGPGVPPSLISGHVVAREIEKEFKIS from the coding sequence ATGGGTAAAAAAGTCGTCGTCATCGGGTCCGGATTTGCCGGGCTCTCAGCAGCCTCGAATCTGGCTCAGAAAGGGTATGATGTGCGTATCCTTGAAAAAAATGAGCAAGCAGGAGGGAGGGCGCGCACTTTTACGCAAGACGGATTTGTGTTTGACATGGGGCCCAGCTGGTATTGGATGCCCGATGTCTTTGACAAGTTTTTCGAGCAATTCGGGAAGTCGACGAGCGATTACTACGAATTGGTGCGCTTGGATCCTTCTTATCGTGTCTGGTTTGGTCCGGACAACAAGGTCGATCTGCCGGCGAGTATGGAAGGCATGTATGCGTTGTTTGAATCTATCGAAAAAGGCAGTGCCGACAAGCTAAAGGCATTTTTGGTCGAAGCTGCCTATAAATACGAAGTAGGAATTAGAGATCTGGTCTATCGACCAGGACGTTCATTGTGGGAGTTTGCGGACTGGCGGGTGATCAAAGGCGCGATTCGCCTGCAATTGTTCCGTTCTTTTTCCCGCCATGTCCGCAAATATTTTCGCGATGAACGTTTGATCAGTCTGCTGGAGTTTCCTGTGCTGTTTCTGGGCGCAAAACCATCGCAGACCCCCGCGCTGTACAGCCTCATGAACTATGCCGACATCTCACTGGGCACTTGGTACCCGATGGGCGGAATGTACAAAATCGTCGAAGGCATGGTGGATGTGGCCAAGTCGCTCGGGGTCCAAATTGAATTGAATTCGGAGGTGAAAAGCATTGAGGTGCGCAATGGCATGGCCCGCCGCATCCAACTCGAAGGCCGTAGCCTAGAGGCAGACATCGTGGTCGGAGGTGCTGATTACCACCACATTGAGCACGATTTGTTGGCTCCCGAATTCCAGAGCTACAAAAAGGAATACTGGGACAGCCGCGTCATGGCCCCCGGTTGCCTATTGTTTTATCTGGGTGTGGACAAGCGATTGACCAATTTGCAGCACCACAACCTCTTTTTTGACACCGACTTCGAGCAGCATGCCAAAGAGATCTACGACGATCCGAAATGGCCGACCAATCCGCTTTTTTATGTCTGTGCGCCTTCGATGACGGATCCATCCGTCGCTCCGGAAGGCAAGGAAAACCTGTTCGTCTTGATTCCTTTGGCTCCCGGAATGAGTGACGACAACGATGAAATCCGTGAACGCTATTACAATTTGGTCATGGAGCGGCTTGAAAAACTCACAGGGCAGGCGATCCGGCCACATGTGATCTACAAGCGCAGCTACGCCCACCGCGACTTTGAGCAAGATTACCATGCCTTTCGCGGGAATGCCTACGGCTTGGCCAATACGCTGCGTCAAACTGCCATTCTCAAGCCTTCCATCAAATCCAAAAAGGTAGGAAACCTCTTCTACACGGGCCAATTGACCGTGCCTGGTCCTGGCGTTCCTCCCTCTTTAATCTCTGGCCATGTCGTTGCCAGGGAAATTGAAAAAGAATTCAAAATTAGTTGA
- the icd gene encoding NADP-dependent isocitrate dehydrogenase produces MQGEKISIQNGVLQVPDQPIIPFIEGDGTGPDIWAASVRVLDAAVEIAYGGKRKIHWKEVLAGQKAFDTTGSWLPEQTMADFREYLVGIKGPLTTPVGGGIRSLNVALRQELDLYVCLRPVEYFTGTPSPVKEPEKVNMVIFRENSEDIYAGIEFKEGSDDAKKFLELLKEHFGARFSKIRFPETSGIGIKPASKEGTRRLFKAAMDYAIRHKRKNVTIVHKGNIMKFTEGAFMEWSYEMAREDYGGTLIDGGPWTKVVTKDGHEIVVKDVIADAFLQQILLRPAEYDVIACMNLNGDYISDALAAQIGGIGIAPGANINYVNGAAIFEATHGTAPKYAGLDKVNPGSVILSGAMMLEYLGWIEAKNLIHSGLAKAISSKRVTYDFERLMEGATLLKCSEFGDEIIKNMK; encoded by the coding sequence ATGCAAGGAGAAAAAATAAGCATCCAAAATGGGGTGCTGCAGGTTCCCGACCAACCGATCATTCCATTTATCGAAGGTGACGGCACGGGTCCCGATATCTGGGCAGCTTCTGTCCGCGTGCTCGACGCCGCCGTCGAAATCGCCTATGGTGGCAAGCGTAAGATTCATTGGAAGGAAGTTTTGGCAGGTCAAAAGGCTTTCGATACAACCGGAAGCTGGTTGCCTGAGCAAACAATGGCTGATTTCCGCGAGTATCTCGTGGGCATCAAAGGTCCATTGACCACTCCGGTTGGCGGCGGCATCCGTTCGCTGAACGTGGCTTTGCGTCAAGAGCTTGACCTCTATGTCTGCTTGCGCCCTGTGGAGTATTTCACTGGTACGCCAAGCCCGGTCAAGGAGCCTGAGAAGGTGAATATGGTGATCTTCCGCGAAAACTCCGAAGACATCTATGCCGGTATCGAATTCAAGGAAGGCAGCGACGACGCCAAGAAGTTCTTGGAATTGCTCAAGGAGCATTTTGGCGCACGTTTCAGCAAGATCCGTTTCCCTGAAACGAGCGGCATCGGCATCAAGCCTGCCTCCAAAGAAGGAACGCGCCGCCTGTTCAAGGCTGCGATGGACTACGCCATTCGCCACAAGCGGAAAAACGTGACGATCGTGCACAAAGGCAACATCATGAAATTCACCGAAGGTGCATTCATGGAGTGGTCCTATGAAATGGCCCGCGAAGATTACGGCGGCACCTTGATCGACGGTGGTCCTTGGACCAAAGTGGTCACCAAAGACGGCCACGAAATCGTGGTGAAAGACGTGATTGCCGATGCATTTTTGCAGCAGATCCTGCTGCGTCCGGCCGAATATGACGTCATTGCCTGCATGAACCTCAACGGGGACTACATCAGCGACGCACTTGCAGCCCAAATCGGCGGCATCGGCATCGCTCCTGGCGCCAACATCAACTACGTCAATGGCGCGGCGATTTTCGAAGCGACCCACGGTACCGCTCCAAAATACGCTGGTCTTGACAAGGTGAATCCCGGTTCGGTGATCCTTTCGGGCGCCATGATGCTGGAATATCTGGGTTGGATCGAAGCCAAAAACCTGATCCACAGCGGACTCGCCAAGGCGATTTCGTCCAAGCGTGTCACCTACGACTTCGAACGTTTGATGGAAGGCGCGACCTTGCTCAAGTGTTCGGAATTTGGTGACGAGATCATCAAGAATATGAAGTAA
- a CDS encoding AhpC/TSA family protein, whose translation MKKTVSIGALLSILLLFSCNQPKSESEFEIEGTIAEYPEGAVFLDLVGPTGFQTVDSTKTDSEGKFSLRHPADSNQIFTLRLSNNQSMMLVPMNDHLTVTANSGQLANGKVLGSARTASLQAFSNVRNRLRSEYSREYRKLQNMNQANDRERWVIQESTSDLALHGYREFVRAYADTVPHAGSAWYAASTLNPQGDFYYLQQFLERRKSAGEKSPFLNHIDHEIEKMGVDFIRYEATDFIAADISGDSVSLSDSRGKVTYLYIWASFCGLGQMEAKRLGEWRHAHPEVPIEILTFSIDDIKEPWLKAVKENGLDWKGQMLGNASWSSPEIAQFKVQSIPVSFLLDAKGIIRSKNVTATDLEKDYAEIVKKWGAQ comes from the coding sequence ATGAAAAAGACAGTTTCCATTGGTGCTTTACTCTCCATTTTGCTGCTTTTTTCCTGCAATCAACCCAAAAGCGAGTCCGAATTCGAAATCGAAGGTACGATTGCAGAATACCCAGAAGGTGCAGTTTTTCTTGACCTTGTTGGCCCAACCGGCTTTCAAACAGTGGATTCGACGAAAACAGATTCAGAAGGGAAATTCTCATTGCGGCATCCAGCAGATTCCAACCAGATTTTCACACTGCGCCTTTCCAACAATCAAAGCATGATGCTCGTGCCGATGAACGACCACCTCACCGTCACAGCCAATTCCGGTCAACTTGCGAATGGCAAAGTGCTGGGAAGTGCAAGAACGGCCTCCTTGCAAGCATTTTCCAACGTGCGGAACCGGCTAAGATCCGAGTACAGCCGTGAATACCGGAAGCTTCAAAACATGAACCAAGCAAATGATCGTGAGCGTTGGGTGATACAGGAATCGACTTCTGATCTGGCGTTGCATGGCTACCGCGAATTTGTGCGTGCGTATGCAGACACGGTCCCGCACGCGGGTTCGGCTTGGTACGCGGCCTCGACCTTGAATCCACAAGGTGATTTCTATTATTTGCAGCAGTTTTTGGAGCGCCGGAAATCAGCAGGTGAAAAGTCGCCGTTCTTGAACCATATCGACCATGAAATCGAAAAAATGGGCGTGGATTTCATTCGATATGAGGCGACGGATTTTATCGCTGCCGACATCAGCGGGGATTCGGTTTCACTTTCCGACAGCAGAGGCAAGGTCACATACCTTTATATATGGGCCTCTTTTTGTGGTCTGGGTCAGATGGAAGCCAAACGCCTTGGAGAATGGCGCCATGCCCATCCGGAAGTGCCCATCGAAATCCTGACTTTTTCGATTGACGATATCAAGGAGCCTTGGTTGAAAGCAGTGAAGGAAAATGGCTTGGATTGGAAAGGCCAAATGCTCGGCAACGCGAGCTGGAGTTCGCCAGAAATCGCACAGTTCAAGGTTCAAAGCATCCCGGTCTCCTTTTTGTTGGACGCCAAGGGAATCATCCGCTCCAAAAACGTCACAGCAACAGACCTCGAAAAGGATTACGCCGAAATTGTCAAAAAATGGGGTGCCCAGTGA
- the idi gene encoding isopentenyl-diphosphate Delta-isomerase, producing the protein MNAEQVILVDTQDNEIGVMEKQEAHIKGSLHRAFSVFVYNAAGELLLQRRADHKYHSGGLWTNTCCSHPRPGEGNLAAAKRRLKEEMGFECTLMKAFSFLYLQKVGELTEHELDHVFIGSFDGTPVVDPEEVAEWRFVSMESLEKEMQADPEAFTVWFRLCLDQVKRFKASGGLRRQPQISYIH; encoded by the coding sequence ATGAATGCAGAGCAAGTGATATTGGTGGATACCCAAGACAATGAGATTGGGGTCATGGAAAAGCAGGAGGCCCATATCAAAGGGAGTCTTCACCGTGCATTTTCTGTGTTTGTCTACAATGCCGCTGGCGAATTGCTTTTGCAACGGCGCGCAGATCATAAATACCACAGCGGTGGCCTCTGGACAAATACTTGTTGCAGTCATCCGCGTCCGGGCGAAGGTAACCTCGCAGCTGCAAAACGCCGATTGAAAGAGGAAATGGGATTCGAATGCACCTTGATGAAAGCATTTTCCTTCCTCTACCTTCAAAAGGTCGGCGAATTGACCGAACATGAGCTCGATCACGTTTTTATCGGAAGCTTTGATGGAACTCCAGTCGTTGATCCGGAAGAAGTTGCCGAATGGCGGTTTGTCTCGATGGAATCCTTGGAAAAGGAAATGCAAGCCGATCCTGAGGCGTTTACCGTCTGGTTCAGGCTGTGTTTGGATCAAGTCAAGCGCTTCAAAGCCTCGGGTGGCTTGCGCCGCCAACCACAAATCTCCTACATCCACTAA
- a CDS encoding LuxR family transcriptional regulator, which yields MQALQMRYFELLERQQLDPAGLDYAKLESARPMLEQLAAIKNSGVSVFDMNRREHVFASYNFESLFGYDHDRIQNEGTEYFDSRIHPEDYPVLIARGISTLEFFFALPIADRNDFKAITEYRILSHEANYIRIVEQHQPLELDAQGNVWLTLSVLDISPRQGSDLGVQSTLVNYRTGQVAEIPKAQGQSGTEKAKLTSREREVLSLIQQGHLSKEISDLLSISVHTVNTHRQRILEKLDAGNSMEAVQLASRYGLLG from the coding sequence TTGCAAGCATTGCAAATGCGCTATTTTGAATTGTTGGAGCGACAGCAGCTCGATCCAGCCGGCTTGGATTATGCCAAGCTGGAGAGCGCGCGGCCGATGTTGGAGCAGCTTGCAGCTATCAAAAACAGCGGTGTATCGGTTTTTGACATGAACCGTCGGGAGCATGTGTTTGCCTCTTACAACTTCGAATCGCTTTTTGGGTATGACCACGACAGAATCCAAAACGAGGGCACAGAATATTTCGATTCAAGGATTCATCCCGAGGATTATCCCGTGCTCATCGCCCGCGGAATCTCTACGCTAGAGTTTTTCTTTGCGCTTCCAATCGCAGATCGAAATGATTTTAAGGCGATTACAGAATACAGAATTCTGAGTCATGAAGCAAACTATATCCGCATTGTGGAGCAGCACCAACCGCTGGAATTGGATGCGCAGGGCAATGTTTGGCTTACGCTGAGTGTTCTCGACATTTCGCCGCGCCAAGGCAGCGACCTTGGGGTCCAAAGCACGCTCGTCAATTACAGAACGGGTCAAGTTGCTGAAATTCCAAAAGCCCAAGGTCAAAGCGGAACAGAAAAGGCAAAACTTACTTCTCGCGAGCGGGAAGTGCTGTCCCTCATTCAGCAAGGCCATCTCAGTAAGGAAATTTCAGATTTGCTTTCCATTTCCGTCCATACTGTCAACACCCACCGTCAACGGATTTTAGAGAAACTCGATGCAGGGAACAGTATGGAAGCGGTGCAACTGGCTTCGCGGTATGGGCTCCTCGGATAA